The following proteins come from a genomic window of Aricia agestis chromosome 19, ilAriAges1.1, whole genome shotgun sequence:
- the LOC121736775 gene encoding uncharacterized protein LOC121736775, translating into MEERILKNTPRVGLGGPVDTRESHTSSEVCRAYTGPAQNALEGVEAAAAASGGGGASSRDGPKPALLTAPVANILTTNDNSRHTARSPVVQLERLLGLEGGSRVTTPVSDIDLALSTASEGESGSRVLTPVSTGTVRSGLFFKPGIGSDESDSESAVSQNKDDDMHKTKDRFRRKRRGSELEDSPEKNRGAARKPSSKRGRGRPPTTGMYVGLAKAKKDFNDEEMRAMQLEAEKEIFESGRRIPQFRAGRLSGNSSNSDATAVEAREVTAASVGVVITECLGAINSVAVKSKNLKGTSVATLKKATQALSEAFSAIMNRSVSDETRALEAANARLSREINEMKAELEAVKRKLADAQPQPTPVSIGRELDVEELLQRAVREAVSLTNARMDARLEGLEARLLPEPRLRPPLAADKKNDEAQGAAVAASKAKERTPEPEHAVSTLMPPLNPGPALKKKKKVNKKSAAAVEAAAARRDTAPSTAAKGPNPTEQWSEVVKRGGKIQKKGEGKKEGPKQKGQAKKKRKRKSLRAPKTAAVVITLQEGAEKRGVTYKDVMDKAKGSLDIVTLEIPAVKFKRAVTGARMYEVSGSSCKEKADTLASKLREVLGEEDVRISRPQKCAELRISGMDDSATASEVAAAIARAGCCAAEDIKVGEIRVDRSGCGTAWVKCPVEAAKVVTAPGAKLYVGWTMVRVTLLSARVMRCYRCHEVGHTRATCPSDTDRGDLCFRCGQPGHTIKTCGNPPHCALCAANGRKADHVVGSTPCKIPRKKGKGSNKSQSPKAATPTTVASGAGVAPMEAQ; encoded by the coding sequence ATGGAAGAGCGTATTTTGAAAAACACTCCCCGGGTGGGTCTTGGTGGTCCGGTGGACACCAGGGAATCCCACACCTCTTCGGAGGTCTGTCGGGCGTATACGGGGCCGGCACAAAATGCGTTGGAGGGTGTGGAGGCCGCTGCGGCGGCGAGTGGAGGTGGTGGCGCATCTTCGCGCGATGGTCCGAAACCGGCGCTCCTAACCGCGCCGGTGGCGAACATACTAACGACGAACGACAACTCCAGGCACACGGCCCGATCGCCGGTGGTGCAGTTGGAGCGATTACTTGGTTTGGAAGGCGGATCGCGGGTGACGACACCCGTGTCCGATATCGATTTGGCTTTGTCGACAGCAAGTGAAGGAGAAAGTGGATCACGGGTATTAACGCCTGTATCCACTGGTACAGTTCGCTCAGGTTTGTTTTTCAAGCCTGGGATTGGAAGTGACGAGAGCGACAGTGAGTCTGCTGTCTCCCAAAACAAGGATGATGACATGCACAAGACTAAAGACCGCTTCCGACGCAAGAGGCGTGGTAGCGAGTTGGAGGATAGCCCGGAGAAGAATAGGGGAGCAGCGAGGAAGCCCTCCTCCAAACGAGGTAGAGGGAGACCTCCCACCACAGGGATGTACGTCGGTTTGGCCAAGGCCAAAAAAGACTTTAACGACGAGGAGATGAGAGCTATGCAGCTCGAGGCCGAGAAAGAGATTTTTGAGTCAGGCAGGAGAATACCGCAGTTCCGGGCAGGCCGGCTGTCGGGCAACTCCTCAAACTCGGACGCGACTGCTGTAGAGGCGCGGGAAGTTACGGCGGCTTCTGTGGGCGTCGTAATTACCGAATGTCTGGGGGCCATTAACAGTGTGGCCGTGAAGTCGAAAAATCTGAAGGGGACTTCTGTCGCTACTCTTAAAAAAGCGACCCAGGCACTAAGTGAGGCCTTCTCGGCCATAATGAATCGGTCAGTCTCGGATGAGACGAGAGCCCTTGAGGCGGCGAACGCACGTCTCTCAAGGGAAATCAACGAGATGAAAGCGGAGTTGGAAGCCGTCAAGCGCAAGCTCGCCGATGCCCAACCACAACCCACTCCTGTCTCTATCGGAAGGGAGTTGGATGTGGAAGAGCTCCTACAGCGGGCAGTGCGCGAGGCGGTCTCGCTGACGAACGCCCGGATGGACGCGCGGCTGGAGGGTCTCGAGGCCCGGCTTTTGCCGGAGCCACGCCTAAGACCTCCTCTGGCCGCAGATAAGAAAAACGACGAAGCCCAAGGCGCAGCGGTAGCAGCGTCGAAGGCCAAGGAGAGGACTCCGGAGCCGGAGCATGCGGTGTCAACTCTGATGCCTCCGTTGAATCCTGGTCCGGctctgaaaaagaaaaagaaagttAATAAAAAGTCGGCCGCAGCCGTAGAAGCGGCGGCCGCCAGACGCGACACTGCCCCATCTACGGCTGCGAAAGGACCAAATCCGACCGAGCAATGGTCGGAAGTAGTCAAAAGGGGAGGGAAGATTCAGAAGAAGGGCGAAGGAAAGAAGGAAGGGCCTAAACAGAAAGGACAGGCTAAGAAAAAGAGAAAGAGAAAAAGTCTCCGCGCTCCTAAAACTGCGGCAGTAGTTATCACACTGCAGGAGGGTGCGGAGAAGAGGGGCGTCACGTACAAAGACGTGATGGACAAGGCCAAGGGGAGTCTCGATATTGTCACCCTCGAGATCCCCGCGGTCAAGTTTAAGCGGGCCGTGACCGGGGCCCGTATGTACGAGGTCTCGGGATCGTCCTGCAAGGAGAAGGCGGATACTCTGGCAAGTAAGCTGAGAGAGGTTTTAGGAGAGGAAGACGTCCGGATATCTCGGCCACAAAAGTGTGCCGAGCTTCGAATATCGGGAATGGACGACTCCGCCACTGCGTCGGAGGTTGCCGCAGCCATCGCAAGAGCTGGTTGCTGCGCGGCTGAGGACATAAAGGTGGGAGAAATAAGAGTGGATCGTAGTGGCTGCGGCACGGCCTGGGTAAAGTGCCCGGTCGAGGCCGCAAAGGTAGTGACAGCGCCTGGTGCCAAACTGTACGTCGGGTGGACCATGGTGCGCGTGACGCTTCTGTCGGCACGCGTCATGCGATGCTACCGTTGCCACGAAGTCGGTCATACGCGGGCGACTTGCCCCTCTGATACAGACCGAGGAGATTTGTGTTTCCGCTGTGGGCAGCCTGGTCACACAATCAAGACCTGCGGAAACCCACCCCACTGCGCGCTGTGCGCGGCGAACGGGAGGAAGGCGGACCACGTCGTAGGGAGCACACCCTGCAAGATACCGCGGAAGAAGGGAAAGGGCTCCAATAAGAGCCAATCGCCCAAGGCTGCTACTCCAACTACAGTAGCCTCTGGAGCGGGAGTGGCCCCCATGGAAGCCCAATAA